AATAGTATGAGTGGCACTACAAAAATACCTAAATTCACATTAAATATCTTTAAAATACACAAAATGACACCTATACTAAACAACAGTATATTTATCGTCATTAACGATTGATTAGGATATAGATAACTATTCTTTTTAATAACCATATATATTACAGATGAAATGAACAATATGAATACAAAGTATAATATATACAGCCCAGTAACTGCACTAAATGGGATAAGCTTTTTATCAAATAAATATGCCATTAGCAAGAAGTTAAGTGTATAGAATATGATGGGATTATAATTAACAATCACAATATTCCGCTCAATGATTTGTAATATTTCTGCATGAGATTTTTGCCTACTTTCTGCATAATCCATGTCTTTTTTATCAGTTTTTTTCATTTCTTTCTTTAATGAATGTTGAACCTTATCTATTTGATTAGGTAACACGCCGACATGCTGTAAGTAGTCGTTGACGTTCTCCAACAATACGTTGTTGTTTGGACGCAAATAAATACACCACCTTCTTTCTAATATTGTATAAATTAATCCCCTATTATGCAATATGAATATTACACAATAGGGGATTAAAATGTTCAACTATTTAATACTTACCAACATCGATACGATATACTTTAAACTGTTTACTGTTTGGTGTTGCTTTTGAAAGTTGGAAATGCGCTTGTTCATTATTTACATATGCGTATCCGCCAGTATATTTATTATTTTGTACACGTTTTGTTGTATGGTTACCTAGTACTGATACAAGTTGATCTAAGTTTACATCTGTCAGTTGATTATAAATCATTGTTATACGTTTAACTGTTTCTTTGTTATTATGGACCTTCGCTGTAACAATCATGTGGCCATTTTTTGTATCAAATTCGTAATAATTTTCTCTTTCGTTACTATCATCTGAATACGAAAACATAAGATCAGGATATTTTGATTTAATTTTAGACATTTTGTCGCCAATTTTAATACCTTCGATGCTCACTGTACCCTCTTTATAAGTTTGTACGTTCTGATCGTTAATATCAAATTGGTTTGTAGTTGCAGCATTTGCCTCGCTATAGGATGAAAATGGATATACCATAAGTGCCATTACTATAAATAAGAGACATTTTTTCATATGAAGTTCTCCTTCGTTCTCTGTCTTATATGCTATGCATTTAACTAACCACATTATATCATACAGATTACAAAATGACCACTTTTATTACAATCGTGTAACGAACAGATTAATTCAATTTTTTTCTATCAAAAATTCATTTAATACTTTCATAAATTTGTCTTTTTCTTCAACAAATGGTAATTCACCTGAACCATCAAATAATTCAAACTGAGATTGAGGTAATAATCCACTTATTCTACTACCTTCATTATATAAAACTTTTCCATTATACAAACCTGATATGACAAGCGTCGGCACATTAATTTCAGGTAGTAACGACAAGATATCAAAGTCTTTGAAGGATCTTTTGACAGTGATTTTTTCTTCTATTGTTTGTAAATCATTAGAAGGTACATGTGATTTCACAAACTTCTTAGCTTCTTTGACGTTTTTATATCTAAACTTTAATAAATATTTTTCTCTTTCTTGACTTGTCATCGTTCTAATTTCATCTGCATGTCTATCATAAATACGACTATCCGGGCACGTTGAGTGATCTTCAGTAGGATTAATCAATACCATACCTTTAACTAGTCCTGGTGACTTATATGTTAGTCCAGTAGCGATTGTGGCACCTAACTCCAATCCAATCACAAAGGTAGAATGAATATATAACGACTTAAGCAATTGTTGTATGTCAGAAATATAATTATCCACCCTACTATCAGTCGGTGGTGTATCACTTAATCCATGACCTCTCAAATCTATTGAAATCACTTGATATTGTTTACTTAATTTCTTCACAAGCGGTGCAAATACATTCATATCTTGAAATAAACTATGCAATAATATGATTGGATACCCGCTTCCATTCGTTTCATAATGAATGGCAACATTCTCTTTTGTTAAAAATAATTCCACTATTCATCATCCCTTTCAATCTGGTTACAAACATTTAAAAGATCACTTAAGCTTTCAATTTTATAAGTAACCTCATCCTCTTCCGGTGTTCCTAGGACAGCATTAGTAACCCAAGCATTTCTCATTCCCATTGCATGTGCAGCAGCAATGTCATTTAATGGACAGTCGCCAACGTATATGACTTGTTCTGCTGTCACACCTAAATGCTTCATGATGTCTTCAAATATGATTGGATCTGGTTTCATCACACCAACCTCATCAGACGTAGACACATAATGTATATAAGGATCAATGCCGATTGCATTGATCACATGCATAATTTCATCACTTTTCCCGTTAGCTATAACGCCTAATTTATATCCCTTTTTTCTCAATTGTTCTAAAGTAATTAACGTATCATAAAAAGGAAAATGGTATCTGTAATGATGCGTTTTGTAATCATTATAAAATGTTTTCCAAGAAATTCTTTCTATATTTAGAGTCTTCACTAATTCTTTATAAACCCATTCAACATCTTCTAAACCATAGGGATTTAATGATAAATATACCTTCTCAAAATCACGCCTTTGGACTGTTACCATCAATTCATGAAATCTTTCAAATTGCTCTTCCAAAAATTTAAGTCGTGATTTCTCACGATCTACAAGCGTGCCTTCTAAATCGAAGATAATCGCTCGAATATCACACGAACTCATGTCATCATCCCTTTCATAGAAATATTGTAAACTATTCCATTAATAAAGCAATACAAACTTTCACTTTCAAGACATAAAAAAGACAAAACAAAAGTTTATTCCACTTAAGTTTCGTCTTTATTTATTTGGATTGTCTTTATGATGTTGTTCAGTAATCATTAAATACATCATAACTGGAATAGAGATTATTGATAATACCACGCCAACTGGAATTTGAACAGGACTAATTAATATTCGTCCTAGCGTATCAGCGATTAATAAGATGGTACCGCCAATTAAAATATTTAATATCATTTGTATGTGCATAGGCACACGATAAACTCTTCTTACAATTTGCGGTATAACCATGCCTATAAAACCAATAATACCTGTAAAACTAATAATGACTGCTGTCATAACCGCTGCAACTAATAAACAGAACCATGAAATCATCCTTACATTCAGTCCAAGCGTAAGTGCCTTCTCGTCTCCAAGTTGTAATAGTTTAATGAAGTGACTCATACTCAATAATAAACATATACAAACAGCCGTTACACTCCCTGTAATGATGACTGTCGTACTTTCAGCATTTGCCACACTACCAAATAAATATGAAATCATGCTATTTACTTTATTTGGTTTCAACAAGATTAATATATATAATGCAGCACTAAAAAATGCACCAATAAATATCCCTGATAATATCATCGTCGCAATGTGAAATGACTTCACTAACGTTTCGGTCACAAATACAACGATAATCAATGTTAATAAACTAAAAATAATAGAGAATAGCGGTACAAACCATAGTGATAAACCAATAAAGACAGCAAAGGCACTACCAAATGTTGCACCACTTGCTAAACCTAGCGTAAAGCTATCCGCCAAAGGATTATTGAGTATTGTCTGATAGATATGTCCACTCAGTACTAACCCCATACCTGCAATGAGTGCTAATAACGTTCTCGGTATTCTAATTTCATAAAATATCGTCCAGTCTAACGCGCTATTCAAATGCCACATGATACCTGTTGAGCCT
The Mammaliicoccus sp. Dog046 genome window above contains:
- a CDS encoding SA0570 family protein produces the protein MKKCLLFIVMALMVYPFSSYSEANAATTNQFDINDQNVQTYKEGTVSIEGIKIGDKMSKIKSKYPDLMFSYSDDSNERENYYEFDTKNGHMIVTAKVHNNKETVKRITMIYNQLTDVNLDQLVSVLGNHTTKRVQNNKYTGGYAYVNNEQAHFQLSKATPNSKQFKVYRIDVGKY
- a CDS encoding alpha/beta hydrolase; amino-acid sequence: MELFLTKENVAIHYETNGSGYPIILLHSLFQDMNVFAPLVKKLSKQYQVISIDLRGHGLSDTPPTDSRVDNYISDIQQLLKSLYIHSTFVIGLELGATIATGLTYKSPGLVKGMVLINPTEDHSTCPDSRIYDRHADEIRTMTSQEREKYLLKFRYKNVKEAKKFVKSHVPSNDLQTIEEKITVKRSFKDFDILSLLPEINVPTLVISGLYNGKVLYNEGSRISGLLPQSQFELFDGSGELPFVEEKDKFMKVLNEFLIEKN
- a CDS encoding HAD family hydrolase → MSSCDIRAIIFDLEGTLVDREKSRLKFLEEQFERFHELMVTVQRRDFEKVYLSLNPYGLEDVEWVYKELVKTLNIERISWKTFYNDYKTHHYRYHFPFYDTLITLEQLRKKGYKLGVIANGKSDEIMHVINAIGIDPYIHYVSTSDEVGVMKPDPIIFEDIMKHLGVTAEQVIYVGDCPLNDIAAAHAMGMRNAWVTNAVLGTPEEDEVTYKIESLSDLLNVCNQIERDDE
- a CDS encoding iron ABC transporter permease, which codes for MTKQFHIYRLLVGWLIVLLLAVVMSLLIGSTGIMWHLNSALDWTIFYEIRIPRTLLALIAGMGLVLSGHIYQTILNNPLADSFTLGLASGATFGSAFAVFIGLSLWFVPLFSIIFSLLTLIIVVFVTETLVKSFHIATMILSGIFIGAFFSAALYILILLKPNKVNSMISYLFGSVANAESTTVIITGSVTAVCICLLLSMSHFIKLLQLGDEKALTLGLNVRMISWFCLLVAAVMTAVIISFTGIIGFIGMVIPQIVRRVYRVPMHIQMILNILIGGTILLIADTLGRILISPVQIPVGVVLSIISIPVMMYLMITEQHHKDNPNK